One window from the genome of Pleurodeles waltl isolate 20211129_DDA unplaced genomic scaffold, aPleWal1.hap1.20221129 scaffold_37, whole genome shotgun sequence encodes:
- the LOC138276141 gene encoding zinc finger protein 79-like, translating into MKSFNQLSRLRIHQRTHTGEKPYNCSECVKSFSHSSTLQKHQRTHTGVKPYHCNKCVKSFCHLSTLKQHQRTHTGEKPYHCSECGISFSGSSNLRIHQRIHTGEKPFKCTECVKSFSRLTTLQSHQRTHTGEKPYHCSECGSHFRESSTLRNHQQIHTGEKRFKCTECVRSFSQLSHLQRHLQTHKSEKLFKCSE; encoded by the coding sequence ATGAAAAGTTTTAATCAATTATCACGACTACgaatacatcagcgaacacacacaggggagaaaccatacaattgtagtgaatgtgtgaagagctttagtcactcATCAACGCTACAAAAACATCAGCGTACACACACAGGGGTAAAACCGTACCATTGCAataaatgtgtgaagagcttttgcCACTTATCAACCCTAAAacaacatcagcgaacacacaccggGGAAAAACCATATCATTGCAGTGAGTGTGGAATTAGTTTTAGTGGTTCCTCAAATCTCAGGATtcatcagcgaatacacacaggggaaaagccattcaagtgcactgAATGTGTTAAGAGCTTTAGTCGATTAACAACTCTCCAAagccatcagcgaacacacaccggggaaaaaccataccattgtagTGAATGTGGAAGTCATTTTAGAGAATCTTCAACATTAAGGAACCATCAGCaaatacacacaggggaaaagcgaTTCAAGTGCACTGAATGTGTGAGGAGCTTTAGTCAATTATCACACCTCCAACGCCATCTGCAAACACACAAATCAGAAAAactattcaagtgcagtgaataa